The proteins below come from a single uncultured Methanobrevibacter sp. genomic window:
- the cobI gene encoding precorrin-2 C(20)-methyltransferase has translation MTKKGKLIGIGVGPGDTELLTLKAAKVLESVPVIFSPKSAKEKKSIALSIVTPILEKRPDYKRLMIVEPLFPMIEDEKELEKYWNSAAELIANYLESGRDVAFITLGDPSIFSTYSYTQKKLADKYEIETIPGITSFTACAAAKNEPLVEKNDILTIVPKIDSRLENFLEHSDSIVLMKASRNTKELEYAIDKKDRPKEVFSVQNCTRENEKIVEGFSTEKPYLTTTIIKFSD, from the coding sequence ATGACCAAAAAAGGAAAATTAATAGGAATTGGCGTTGGACCTGGAGATACAGAATTACTCACTTTAAAAGCAGCTAAAGTTTTAGAAAGTGTACCAGTAATATTTTCACCAAAATCAGCTAAAGAAAAGAAAAGTATAGCATTATCAATTGTAACACCTATTTTAGAAAAAAGACCCGATTACAAAAGATTAATGATTGTAGAACCTTTATTTCCAATGATTGAAGATGAAAAAGAACTTGAAAAATATTGGAACAGTGCTGCAGAATTAATAGCTAATTATTTAGAAAGTGGAAGAGACGTAGCATTTATAACTCTTGGAGACCCGTCAATATTTAGTACTTACTCATATACTCAGAAAAAATTAGCTGACAAATATGAAATAGAAACAATTCCTGGAATCACATCATTTACAGCTTGTGCGGCTGCTAAAAATGAACCATTAGTTGAAAAAAATGATATACTAACTATCGTTCCAAAAATAGACAGCAGATTAGAAAATTTTTTAGAACACAGCGATTCAATTGTTTTAATGAAAGCTTCTAGAAATACTAAAGAATTAGAATATGCTATTGATAAAAAAGATAGACCTAAAGAAGTATTTTCCGTTCAAAATTGTACTAGAGAAAATGAAAAGATAGTGGAAGGTTTTTCAACTGAAAAACCATATCTTACAACAACAATTATTAAATTCTCAGATTAA
- the purL gene encoding phosphoribosylformylglycinamidine synthase subunit PurL, protein MTLTDSEIEYIEGILGREMNELEEGMLDVMFSEHCSYKSSRPILGTFPTEGENIILGPGDDAGLVSVTDKYALAVGMESHNHPSAIEPYGGAGTGIGGILRDIISMGARPIALLDSLRFGSLDDEKSKYLFEHVVEGISDYGNRVGVPTVAGEVEFDDSFRTNPLVNVMCVGLVEKDKIVRGKAPYIGDVFLLMGGTTGRDGIHGVTFASEELTSDSETEDRPAVQVADPFTKKRVLEASLEILDEINVSGVKDLGGGGLTCCISELVDESDNGARVDLRNIPLRETGMTPYEIMLSESQERMVFVINPKDVEKAQEICDKHEIVSAVIGEVIEGNNMIIDDEGSQIANLPTILLADPPSLNRELKEVVEDTSEINVEHPPIKDSLLKLLSSPNIASKQWVYKQYDHEVQVRTVVKPGDDAAVLRIDNDTAIALTTDANTIHTKLSPFDGGAGCVAEAIRNVISMGATPYAVVDCLNFGNPETPEILWQFKRTIEGMSLVAENFNAPVISGNVSFYNETEGIKINPTPAVGVIGVEKIENIRTMDFKNTGDKILLIGTTYDEICGSEYHRTIHNIEKGRAPRIRIEDELANGKTILKLLDEDSSKDITAVHDVSNGGLAVALSEMVMKGNIGCEIDLDSVPVSGDLEESNLIYSESHGRYILTVKADAVDRILDEIDVPVSVIGEVKGNCLIIGDNEFTIDELNDSYHGVIEKYMA, encoded by the coding sequence ATGACTTTAACTGATTCTGAAATAGAATATATTGAAGGAATCCTTGGTAGGGAAATGAATGAATTGGAAGAAGGTATGTTGGATGTAATGTTTTCAGAACATTGCTCTTATAAAAGTAGTAGGCCAATTTTAGGTACATTTCCTACTGAAGGAGAAAACATTATATTAGGTCCTGGAGATGATGCAGGTTTAGTTTCAGTAACTGATAAATATGCATTAGCTGTTGGTATGGAAAGTCATAACCATCCTTCAGCTATTGAACCTTATGGAGGAGCAGGTACTGGAATTGGAGGAATTTTAAGGGATATCATATCAATGGGTGCAAGACCAATTGCACTTTTAGATTCCTTACGTTTTGGATCTTTAGATGATGAAAAATCAAAATATTTATTTGAGCATGTTGTTGAGGGAATTTCTGATTATGGTAATAGGGTAGGAGTTCCGACAGTTGCTGGTGAAGTAGAATTTGATGATTCATTTAGAACAAATCCTTTAGTTAATGTAATGTGTGTAGGACTTGTTGAAAAAGATAAAATTGTCCGTGGTAAAGCTCCTTATATTGGGGATGTTTTCTTGTTAATGGGAGGTACCACAGGTCGTGATGGAATTCATGGAGTAACATTTGCATCAGAAGAATTAACTTCTGATAGTGAAACAGAAGACAGGCCTGCAGTACAAGTAGCTGATCCATTTACTAAAAAAAGAGTATTAGAAGCATCACTTGAAATTTTAGATGAAATTAATGTAAGTGGAGTTAAAGATTTAGGTGGTGGAGGATTAACTTGTTGTATTTCAGAACTTGTTGATGAATCTGATAATGGAGCACGTGTTGATTTACGTAATATTCCTTTAAGAGAAACTGGAATGACTCCTTATGAAATCATGCTTTCAGAATCTCAAGAAAGGATGGTTTTTGTAATTAATCCTAAAGATGTTGAAAAAGCACAAGAAATTTGTGATAAGCATGAGATTGTATCAGCAGTTATTGGTGAAGTTATTGAAGGAAATAACATGATAATTGATGATGAAGGTTCTCAAATAGCTAATTTACCAACAATTTTATTAGCTGACCCTCCTTCACTTAATCGTGAGTTAAAAGAAGTAGTTGAAGATACATCAGAAATTAATGTAGAACATCCTCCAATTAAAGATTCTTTACTTAAACTTTTATCTTCACCGAATATTGCTTCTAAACAATGGGTTTATAAACAATATGACCATGAAGTTCAGGTAAGAACTGTTGTAAAACCTGGTGATGATGCAGCTGTTTTAAGAATTGATAATGATACAGCTATTGCACTTACAACTGATGCTAATACTATTCATACTAAATTATCTCCATTTGATGGTGGTGCAGGTTGTGTGGCTGAAGCTATTCGTAATGTAATTTCTATGGGTGCAACTCCTTATGCTGTTGTAGATTGTCTTAATTTTGGAAATCCAGAAACTCCAGAAATATTATGGCAATTTAAAAGAACGATTGAAGGAATGTCTCTTGTAGCTGAAAATTTCAATGCTCCTGTTATTAGTGGTAATGTAAGTTTCTACAATGAAACTGAAGGTATTAAAATCAATCCAACTCCTGCTGTTGGAGTTATTGGTGTTGAAAAAATTGAAAATATCAGAACAATGGACTTTAAAAACACTGGGGATAAAATTCTTTTAATCGGTACAACTTACGATGAAATATGTGGTTCTGAATATCATAGAACTATTCATAATATTGAAAAAGGTAGGGCTCCAAGAATCAGAATTGAAGATGAATTAGCTAATGGTAAAACTATTCTAAAATTACTTGATGAGGATTCATCTAAAGATATAACTGCAGTTCATGATGTATCTAATGGGGGATTAGCTGTTGCACTTTCAGAAATGGTTATGAAAGGTAATATTGGTTGTGAAATAGATTTAGATTCTGTTCCTGTTTCCGGTGATTTGGAAGAATCCAATTTGATTTATAGTGAATCTCATGGTAGGTATATTTTAACAGTTAAAGCTGATGCTGTTGATAGAATATTGGATGAAATAGATGTTCCTGTATCTGTTATAGGTGAGGTTAAAGGAAATTGTTTAATAATTGGAGACAATGAATTTACTATTGATGAATTAAATGATTCTTATCATGGTGTTATTGAAAAATACATGGCTTAA
- a CDS encoding V4R domain-containing protein: MIKQKPLQIFSKDADMGIDVVKSPVKLTILEMLRSNDMEFDEIVKNTGKSKSTISVHLKSLREDGIISYRLGESDSRRKIFYLNSKYLGSVDVSKKNEIEEARAEYLIKNIVENDCDFTVLLFHTLRSMLIQEGINIDPVLHSTGIRMGQSLYDKLYDDDLEVFLANIAEFWETKGLGRLSFKLGQIIKITASDCFECELLPKTGKPACYLDTGIFQALFSEFFGFPVRVIEIQCCTMGDENCVFEVEPVKPKHII, encoded by the coding sequence ATGATTAAACAAAAACCACTTCAAATTTTTTCTAAAGATGCAGATATGGGGATTGATGTTGTTAAAAGTCCAGTCAAACTTACAATTTTAGAGATGCTCCGTAGTAATGACATGGAATTTGATGAAATTGTTAAAAACACTGGAAAATCAAAATCAACAATATCAGTTCACTTGAAAAGCTTAAGGGAAGATGGAATAATCTCATATCGTTTAGGTGAATCAGACAGTAGGAGAAAAATATTTTATTTAAATTCTAAATATCTTGGTTCTGTTGATGTTTCAAAGAAAAATGAAATTGAAGAAGCAAGAGCAGAATATCTAATTAAGAACATTGTTGAAAATGATTGTGATTTTACGGTATTGTTATTCCATACATTAAGATCAATGCTTATACAGGAAGGAATAAATATTGATCCGGTTTTACATTCTACAGGTATACGTATGGGTCAATCTTTATATGATAAGTTATATGATGATGATTTGGAAGTATTTTTAGCTAATATTGCTGAATTTTGGGAAACAAAAGGTTTAGGTAGATTATCTTTTAAATTAGGTCAAATCATCAAAATCACAGCTTCCGATTGTTTCGAATGTGAATTACTTCCAAAAACAGGTAAACCTGCATGTTATTTAGATACAGGGATATTTCAGGCACTGTTCAGTGAATTTTTTGGATTCCCAGTTAGGGTAATTGAAATTCAATGTTGCACAATGGGGGATGAAAACTGTGTTTTTGAAGTTGAACCTGTTAAACCTAAACATATTATTTAA
- a CDS encoding topoisomerase IV: MKKSKENEHRISNLKDMLNNVKDDESIDDADDVFNVSDNKEYEEDEELLAYLHDNDTEEYEINDEFIYRPDSDSTPAENLEKQEINKDFIIKTKLDYDEFSEDNKDYFEEPTDSTEGELSESFDNLVNAKIGGTPIIGIVSLAIGILLIIGSIIMSTTASDRVIDNVSSGEHNSVVVVLIILGILLTVFGIYKIFGFEHANKLTNSIKKMNIESEDEEKETTIEEKVIPKSNIPLDKESYKIGEFDMGEFKENLKKPVSKTEKSSSEPTIEEVPPAKERPDDEKGLSIEEIEEIEYEKASLDNESIDEIFSTVEEIDDIPLVDSKKNKK, translated from the coding sequence ATGAAGAAATCTAAAGAAAATGAGCATAGAATTTCTAATTTAAAGGATATGCTAAATAATGTCAAAGATGATGAATCTATTGACGACGCAGATGATGTATTCAATGTAAGTGATAATAAAGAATATGAAGAAGATGAAGAATTACTTGCATATCTTCATGATAATGATACTGAAGAATACGAAATTAATGATGAATTTATTTATCGCCCAGATAGTGATTCAACACCTGCTGAAAATTTAGAAAAACAAGAGATAAATAAAGATTTCATTATAAAAACTAAATTAGATTATGATGAATTTTCTGAAGATAATAAAGATTATTTTGAAGAACCTACTGATTCAACTGAAGGAGAATTATCTGAAAGTTTCGACAACCTAGTAAATGCAAAAATAGGTGGAACACCAATAATTGGAATTGTTAGTTTAGCTATAGGAATTTTATTGATTATTGGTTCAATTATCATGTCCACCACAGCAAGTGATAGAGTTATTGATAATGTAAGTTCTGGAGAACATAATAGTGTTGTTGTAGTTTTAATAATACTAGGAATACTCCTAACAGTTTTTGGAATATACAAAATATTTGGTTTCGAACATGCAAATAAATTAACTAATTCCATTAAAAAAATGAATATTGAATCAGAAGATGAAGAAAAAGAAACAACCATAGAAGAAAAGGTCATTCCAAAAAGTAATATTCCATTAGATAAAGAATCTTACAAAATTGGAGAATTTGATATGGGTGAATTTAAGGAAAATCTTAAAAAACCTGTTTCTAAAACAGAGAAATCCTCCTCAGAACCAACAATAGAAGAAGTTCCACCAGCTAAAGAAAGACCTGATGATGAAAAAGGTCTTAGTATAGAAGAAATTGAGGAAATAGAATACGAAAAAGCTAGTTTAGATAATGAATCTATCGATGAAATTTTCTCAACTGTTGAAGAAATAGATGATATTCCACTAGTTGATTCAAAGAAAAATAAAAAATAA
- a CDS encoding FprA family A-type flavoprotein, with amino-acid sequence MKANAQKIGDGVYWIGVLDWDLRSYHGYTLDGTTYNAYIVFGEDHVAVIDNAYPGKTEELMARIEDAFAQEGRDEVVVDYIIQNHVEKDHSGVLVDLHKRFPEAPIYCSEIAVKGLLKHYPSLEGAEFITVGTGDTLEMDGRTFAFLDAFLLHWPDSMFTLLVEDGILFPNDAFGQHLCYTKRYDHEIPEHVLMDAAQKFYANLITPLSKLVLKKLNEVVELGLLEQIKMIAPSHGQIWTDPMKIIEAYTNWAQGVCEDKITIIYDTMHYSTQKMAHEIAEGAISEGYDVEIFYLHEDERSEIVKSILTSKGIAIGDPTINDEPYPSIGDIMYYLKGLRFDRTNIVRKAVTFGSMGGKGGSAEKLAKKLNNYGFDVVDSQEIYYIPTKDEDADSYELGKTLAKACKEL; translated from the coding sequence ATGAAAGCAAATGCTCAAAAAATCGGTGATGGAGTATATTGGATTGGTGTACTTGATTGGGACCTAAGAAGTTACCATGGATACACTTTAGACGGAACAACCTATAATGCATATATTGTATTTGGTGAAGACCATGTAGCTGTTATTGATAATGCTTATCCTGGCAAAACTGAAGAATTAATGGCACGTATTGAAGATGCTTTCGCACAAGAGGGCAGAGATGAAGTAGTTGTAGATTACATTATCCAAAACCATGTTGAAAAAGATCATTCAGGAGTTCTTGTAGATTTACATAAAAGATTCCCAGAAGCACCAATCTATTGTTCAGAGATTGCTGTAAAAGGTCTTTTAAAACATTACCCTTCTTTAGAAGGTGCTGAGTTTATTACTGTTGGAACTGGTGACACTTTAGAAATGGATGGTAGAACTTTTGCATTCTTAGATGCATTTTTATTACATTGGCCAGACAGTATGTTTACATTACTTGTAGAAGACGGTATTTTATTCCCTAATGATGCATTTGGTCAACATTTATGTTATACTAAAAGATATGACCATGAAATTCCAGAACATGTGTTAATGGATGCTGCACAAAAATTTTATGCAAATTTAATCACACCACTCTCAAAACTTGTTCTTAAAAAATTAAATGAAGTTGTAGAATTAGGATTACTTGAACAAATCAAGATGATTGCACCATCACATGGTCAAATCTGGACTGACCCAATGAAAATCATTGAAGCATATACCAACTGGGCACAAGGAGTTTGTGAAGATAAAATTACTATCATATATGATACCATGCATTACTCTACCCAGAAAATGGCTCATGAAATTGCAGAAGGTGCAATATCTGAAGGATATGATGTTGAAATATTCTATTTACACGAAGATGAAAGAAGTGAAATAGTAAAAAGTATTTTAACAAGTAAAGGAATAGCTATCGGAGACCCAACCATCAATGATGAACCATATCCAAGTATTGGAGATATCATGTACTATTTAAAAGGTCTCAGATTTGATAGAACCAATATCGTCAGAAAAGCTGTGACATTTGGTTCAATGGGTGGAAAAGGAGGCAGTGCTGAAAAACTTGCCAAAAAACTCAACAATTATGGATTTGATGTGGTAGACTCTCAAGAAATTTATTACATCCCAACAAAAGATGAAGATGCAGATAGCTATGAATTAGGAAAAACTTTAGCTAAAGCATGTAAAGAATTATAA
- a CDS encoding helicase C-terminal domain-containing protein, translated as MSNSIFCPNCGMLKSNCTCGHSNDDSSLKGGSVDLFSFQKPRTSSILDDEIPEVYSIEDHRLDEDVVSYLQGKYPHIESDIIENFPFETPRAGQLDIIQDINNAIRQGFKYIILEAGTGTGKSAIATTLAKMYGSAYILTMTKQLQSQYSDEFDFPLVKGRRNFACLNDDLDSTCDIGTCKTTPTSSNFFCPYGVAKNPTLDAELAFEDSHGGTVFYQSNQHCHYWNQKANAVNSPITLMNYDYGILELNYVKHFGTRSLLILDEAHNIENKLMNTMEVNLFNYRLEKDISKIISKETLEDGELKDWIMEIEAITESYEDIDVKDLSKNKAERIRSTIGRLKSLKNNLEKEPKNWVIDTDENSVSFKPLRVHHYANDYLLKYGDVVIFMSATILSHKMFSKWLGLNPNEVYHIKVDSPFSKEKRPIILDLAGKMSANRIKNTAPKTIPILQKILEKHKDDKGLIHTNSYKCQRYINQNLPNSRLISHTSQNREEVLDYFEKDENPLVLVSPSMSEGVDLPYDKCRFQIIYKIPFPYLGDKQVNMRRKRDQKWYAYKTVMTLMQAYGRGMRAEDDSCYTYVLDSDINMILKSPMYRSLIPDFFKEAIVRLKD; from the coding sequence ATGTCTAATTCTATTTTTTGTCCAAACTGTGGTATGTTAAAAAGTAATTGTACTTGTGGTCATTCAAATGATGATTCTTCATTGAAAGGAGGTTCTGTTGATTTATTTAGTTTTCAAAAGCCAAGAACTTCTTCTATTTTGGATGATGAAATCCCTGAAGTTTATTCAATTGAAGATCATAGGTTAGATGAAGATGTTGTTTCTTATCTTCAAGGAAAATATCCTCATATAGAATCAGATATAATTGAAAATTTTCCTTTTGAAACTCCACGTGCAGGACAACTTGATATTATACAGGATATTAATAATGCAATTCGTCAGGGATTTAAATATATTATCTTGGAAGCAGGAACTGGAACGGGTAAATCTGCAATAGCTACAACATTAGCTAAAATGTATGGTTCTGCGTATATATTAACAATGACAAAGCAATTACAATCACAATATTCTGATGAGTTTGATTTTCCATTAGTTAAAGGTAGGAGAAATTTTGCTTGTTTAAATGATGATTTAGACTCAACTTGTGATATAGGTACTTGTAAAACAACTCCTACTTCAAGTAACTTTTTTTGTCCTTATGGTGTAGCTAAAAATCCTACTTTAGATGCAGAATTGGCTTTTGAAGATTCACATGGTGGAACAGTATTTTATCAATCTAATCAGCATTGTCATTATTGGAATCAAAAAGCCAATGCAGTTAATTCTCCAATTACTTTAATGAATTATGATTATGGAATTTTAGAGTTGAATTATGTAAAGCATTTTGGTACAAGATCTTTATTAATTTTAGATGAAGCTCATAATATTGAAAATAAATTAATGAATACAATGGAAGTTAATTTATTTAATTATCGTCTAGAAAAGGATATTAGTAAAATAATATCTAAAGAAACATTGGAAGATGGAGAACTTAAAGATTGGATAATGGAAATTGAAGCAATTACCGAAAGTTATGAAGATATTGATGTTAAAGATCTTTCTAAAAATAAAGCTGAAAGAATAAGATCTACTATTGGAAGACTTAAATCACTTAAAAATAACTTAGAAAAGGAACCTAAAAATTGGGTTATTGATACAGATGAGAATAGTGTTTCATTTAAGCCATTAAGAGTTCATCATTATGCTAATGATTATTTATTGAAATATGGAGATGTTGTTATTTTTATGAGTGCAACAATTCTTTCTCATAAAATGTTTTCTAAATGGTTAGGTTTAAATCCAAATGAAGTATATCATATTAAAGTAGATAGTCCATTTTCAAAAGAAAAAAGACCAATTATACTAGATTTGGCAGGAAAAATGTCTGCAAATAGAATTAAAAATACTGCACCTAAAACTATTCCTATTTTGCAGAAAATCTTAGAAAAACATAAAGATGACAAAGGTTTAATTCATACAAATAGTTATAAATGTCAAAGGTATATTAATCAGAATTTACCTAATTCTAGATTAATTTCACATACTTCTCAAAATAGGGAAGAAGTATTGGATTATTTTGAAAAAGATGAAAATCCTTTAGTTTTGGTGTCTCCATCAATGAGTGAAGGTGTGGATTTACCTTATGATAAATGTAGGTTCCAGATTATTTATAAAATTCCTTTTCCTTATCTTGGAGATAAACAAGTTAATATGAGGCGAAAACGAGATCAAAAATGGTATGCCTATAAAACAGTAATGACTCTTATGCAGGCGTACGGTCGTGGAATGCGTGCAGAAGATGATTCATGTTATACTTATGTTTTAGACAGTGATATTAACATGATTCTTAAAAGTCCGATGTATAGATCTTTAATACCAGATTTCTTTAAAGAAGCTATTGTTCGTCTTAAAGATTAA
- a CDS encoding ferritin family protein has translation MVKYEHKIGSTVGTGVEKEVQNNFNGETQEVGMYLAMSRQASRAGYGELAEVFKRLAWEEAEHAARFCEMNGIIKDDLKANIEMMLEGEKMANAEKREASEKAAEENLEDATDFFKESSKDEGRHYRILEGILERYF, from the coding sequence ATGGTTAAATACGAACATAAAATAGGAAGTACAGTAGGAACTGGAGTAGAAAAAGAAGTACAAAACAATTTTAACGGAGAAACCCAAGAAGTAGGTATGTACTTAGCTATGTCCAGACAAGCATCAAGAGCAGGTTATGGAGAATTAGCTGAAGTATTCAAAAGATTAGCTTGGGAAGAAGCAGAACATGCAGCAAGATTCTGTGAAATGAACGGAATCATCAAAGATGATCTCAAAGCTAACATTGAAATGATGTTAGAAGGAGAAAAAATGGCTAATGCTGAAAAAAGAGAAGCTTCCGAAAAAGCAGCTGAAGAAAACCTCGAAGATGCAACTGATTTCTTCAAAGAAAGTTCTAAAGATGAAGGACGCCATTACAGAATATTAGAAGGAATCTTAGAAAGATATTTCTAA
- a CDS encoding site-2 protease family protein, with protein MNGIYYYLIAFIVIWILAFGLKNKLTNHGFEIQFPIIMWRTEKFKNFINKLANLCPRFWKWFMNIGIIISYIAMIYITWTLVSSLSSMLETPSVSLIIPGVEMPGSSVYVPLGYGLIALATVLIVHEFSHGILAIVEKINVKSVGLMLFAILPGAFMEPDEDEMNSAKKSSKLRIYAAGSMANITLAVIALLIISAVGSFVIPSTFEEHGIEIDRVVGDSPASKVLKEGMVIEYIDNHKVNDSNSYLNAIDDFKPGQNITVGTNQGDYSLVLDKNPNNDSKGYMGVQAAKHYELNDDVADVYGDSLPWIWFAVLELFKWIAMLNLGIGLFNLLPIKPLDGGHMFETLLSYKISEYFYKPIVNALSLVLGIIIVFSIVYGFI; from the coding sequence ATGAATGGGATTTATTATTATTTAATAGCTTTCATTGTTATCTGGATATTGGCATTTGGATTAAAAAATAAATTAACTAATCATGGTTTTGAAATTCAGTTTCCAATTATAATGTGGAGAACTGAAAAGTTTAAAAATTTCATAAACAAATTGGCTAATTTATGTCCTAGATTTTGGAAATGGTTTATGAATATAGGGATTATAATCTCGTATATTGCAATGATATATATTACTTGGACATTAGTTAGTTCATTAAGTTCTATGTTAGAAACACCATCAGTTTCTCTTATTATTCCTGGAGTGGAAATGCCAGGTTCTTCAGTTTATGTTCCATTAGGTTATGGATTAATTGCTTTGGCTACAGTTTTAATTGTTCATGAATTTTCCCATGGAATACTTGCTATTGTTGAGAAAATAAATGTTAAATCTGTAGGTTTAATGTTATTTGCAATTCTTCCAGGAGCATTCATGGAACCTGATGAAGATGAAATGAATAGTGCTAAAAAATCATCTAAATTAAGAATTTATGCTGCAGGATCAATGGCTAATATTACATTGGCAGTAATTGCTCTTTTAATTATTTCAGCTGTGGGGTCTTTTGTTATTCCGTCTACATTTGAAGAACATGGAATTGAAATTGATAGAGTTGTAGGAGATTCTCCAGCAAGTAAAGTTCTTAAAGAAGGAATGGTTATAGAATATATTGATAATCATAAAGTTAATGACTCAAACAGCTATCTTAATGCTATTGATGATTTTAAACCTGGTCAGAACATAACTGTTGGTACGAATCAGGGAGATTATTCTTTGGTTTTAGATAAAAATCCAAATAATGATTCTAAAGGATATATGGGTGTTCAAGCAGCCAAACATTATGAATTAAATGATGATGTAGCAGATGTTTATGGTGATTCATTACCATGGATATGGTTTGCAGTGCTTGAATTGTTTAAATGGATAGCTATGTTAAACTTAGGTATTGGTTTATTTAATTTACTCCCAATAAAACCATTAGATGGTGGGCACATGTTTGAAACATTACTTAGTTATAAAATCTCAGAGTACTTTTATAAACCTATTGTAAATGCATTGTCTCTGGTTTTAGGGATAATTATAGTATTCAGTATAGTTTATGGATTTATATAG
- a CDS encoding molybdopterin molybdotransferase MoeA gives MFLSKLDSLKDAIKLVEDNQKVMDFEEIPLKNAHKRVLAEDIVSFHNSPPFDKSAMDGFALKGLNTFGASQNNPKHFKIVDSIGAGDFCDKTINENEAIVIATGAPVPEGADAVIMKEYTTTEGDELTIYSQVTPGENVSPKAEDISKGDVVLSKNTFIRYQEMGLIASAGYNTIKVFKKPKVKVIITGNELVEPTKDEISKAKIINSNQYTIGSMLEDCGVVFDVGRAKDSFDDVKKSILEASKEYDVIMTTGGTAISKGDVVLDVVEDIGKVLFHGVSIRPGKPIGAGIVNDKMVFTFSGQPVAAMTQFDIFARKYLFNMQGRNFDFHVVQRESLLKIPSQLGRTDFIRAFSDDDFARHILNRGSGIIRSMVGANSYIIINENDEGYQKGDIVDVVFFDSLTW, from the coding sequence ATGTTTTTATCTAAATTAGATTCTTTAAAAGATGCTATAAAATTAGTGGAGGATAATCAGAAGGTAATGGATTTTGAGGAAATACCTTTAAAAAATGCTCATAAGAGAGTATTGGCTGAAGATATTGTCTCTTTCCATAATTCTCCACCTTTTGATAAATCTGCAATGGATGGGTTTGCTCTTAAAGGTCTAAATACTTTTGGAGCATCACAAAATAATCCAAAACATTTTAAAATTGTCGATTCAATTGGTGCAGGAGATTTTTGTGATAAAACAATAAATGAAAATGAAGCTATTGTAATAGCTACTGGAGCTCCAGTTCCTGAAGGTGCAGATGCAGTTATCATGAAGGAATATACTACAACTGAAGGTGATGAGTTAACTATTTATAGTCAGGTAACTCCTGGTGAAAATGTAAGTCCAAAAGCAGAAGATATTAGTAAAGGTGATGTAGTTTTATCTAAAAATACTTTTATTAGGTATCAGGAAATGGGTTTAATAGCTTCTGCAGGATATAATACAATTAAAGTTTTTAAAAAACCTAAAGTAAAAGTAATTATTACAGGTAATGAACTTGTAGAACCAACTAAAGATGAAATATCTAAAGCTAAAATAATTAATTCTAATCAGTACACAATCGGGTCAATGCTTGAAGATTGTGGTGTTGTTTTTGATGTTGGTAGAGCTAAAGACAGTTTTGATGATGTTAAAAAATCTATTTTAGAGGCATCAAAAGAATATGATGTTATAATGACTACTGGTGGAACCGCTATTAGTAAAGGTGATGTTGTTTTAGATGTTGTTGAGGATATTGGAAAAGTATTATTCCATGGTGTATCAATAAGGCCTGGAAAACCTATTGGTGCAGGTATTGTCAATGATAAAATGGTATTCACATTTTCAGGTCAACCAGTTGCAGCTATGACTCAGTTTGATATTTTTGCAAGAAAATATTTATTTAATATGCAAGGTAGAAATTTTGATTTTCATGTTGTTCAAAGGGAGTCTCTATTAAAAATTCCTTCTCAACTTGGAAGGACAGATTTTATACGTGCATTTTCTGATGATGATTTTGCAAGACATATATTAAATAGAGGTTCTGGTATAATTAGGTCTATGGTGGGGGCAAATAGCTACATCATAATAAATGAAAATGATGAAGGATATCAGAAGGGCGATATAGTTGATGTTGTCTTTTTTGATTCACTAACTTGGTAA